GACTCCCTAGATCTGCTTCTGCTAGGATTGTTGCTAGCTTTGTCTTTATCTCCGGTAGCTTTGATTTCAAAGCATCCATATATTCCTGCTCCAGCTGGATCTGTGATAGAACCTCTTTACCCTGGCTAGTTACAGAGAGCTTTTTACCCTGGCTAGATTCTAGAAGACCTACATATAGCATCGAGATTATATCTTCTCTCAACTCTTTCGAAGTAGGTATACCAGCTATCTCTAGAAACCTATACCCTAGATCCACACCTGCCGAGCTCAGCTCCTTTATAACATAGGAGAGTCCCTTCTCACTAACACTTCCAAGCTCTGATATTAGGTAGAGAACCTTCATAGCCCTCTTATTATTCTTAACGCTCTCAAGCACTATCACAGGCTTCGTTACTATTTTAAGCTCCTTGCTCTTAGTCTGTTGCGACAAAACACAACACCAAATAATAAAATATCATTAGGGGTATATGAGCTTCTAACCATCACCAGCCGAAACAGCCTAGATCATAGGCTTCGAATTCATTATAACTGAGGGTCTCATTCTATGAAGTGGAGGAAATTTAGATCGCTGATATTAAATAATGAACCATATGGTTAAACATGGGTAAAACATACATGGGCAGAAACCTTGTTTATGGTGTTTTAGAGCTGGTTTTAGCCCTTTTAGGCTATTATGCTAATACGTCTCTATAAACCCCGGATCTAATAAGAATAACTATGGGCTCGGGGTGCTCGAGGGGAGCTCTGTTCCCATAGCCCATCCGAGGGAGAGTGTGAGGAACCCGAGGATGATTTAAACAACCACTCTCAGGTGAACGGCTGGTCAACCTCTAAGGAGCCTTGCTTCTTGCCGTAATCTTGCAACCTCCTCTCTCAGTCCTCTTAGTGATAGCTCTAGAAGTCTATTCTCTATCTTTCTACACATCTCGCTCTCCCTGGCCTCTATGTGTCTTTTGAGCATGGGCTCGACTCTCACTATATCCTCTAGAGATTCGGCTCCTCTGGATATGAGTTCGAACCACTCTATAATCTGCCTCTTAGCCCTCTCCAATATATCATGTCCTATCCTTACCCCCTCATGTGGAAAGGCCACCATCTCTGGCTTGATGGATATCAGCTTCTCTAGTGATGAGAGGTACTGCTGATATCTAAATGGCGGGGGTGTTGTTGGATATAGCAGATCCTCAGCAACTATATATATCCCTGCCGCGTCCCCTACAAAGAGCACACCTAGATCCTCTGAGTATATGGATAGATGATGGGAGGCATGACCAGGCGTGTGTATTATTTTCAGCTTTAGACTTCCAATAGAAATTTCTGATAAGTCCTGAAGCTCTCTAACATCTAGACCCGATGCTTCTTCGGGCTTGCCATAGATATCCCCAACATCCCCTAGAAGCTCTCTAGATGCCTGCCAAAGCCTGCTAGGATCAATAACATGTTTATAGCCAATAGGATGAACCATAATAGAGGCTCTACCCCCTAGCATCCTAGCAAGAGATGCAGCCCCTCCCCCATGGTCTAGATGCACATGTGTGAGGAGTATAGCCTCTACATCCCCTGGGGAGAAGCCAAGCTCTATAATGCTGTTGAAAAGCCTCTCAGCAGAGCTCCTAGGCCCAGGATCTATAACGGCGACCCTCCTCTCAGGATCCACTACAATATATGTTTGGATATGCTGCTCACATCCAGAAGGCCCAGTCTCTATCGAGTATATATCTCTGGCAATCCTATGCCACGCCAAGAAAAACTCCTAGAATAAAATCGCTGAGCAGAATAATAAAAACAAGAACAACCAGCCTAGCCCTTCTAATAGCATCTATATAGCACTTCCATAATCATCGAGGGCAGCTATTGTGCTCATCTCTAAATTCACTATAGAAGATCCATGTCTCCTCTATCTCTATGAGTGTCTACTCACCAGACATGCTAAACCAGCCTCAACAACGATCCTCCTTAGCATCCCCAGCATGTGATCCAATGCTCTCAACAACCAGAAGTGATCATGAATATTTAAATTCATCATTAATTCGGAGCTCTTCGATTATAAGCTAGAAATATAGCTTGCTATGTATAGCACACATCTATTAGAAGAATGCGTTTCTATAGCTAATGGGGGATCGTCTGCGGAACATCTTTTAACGTTATAAGGCTCTCTGAAAATCCCTCTTGGGAAAATCCTGTTGAGGGTTGTGGAGGCATTGATCTTAGTGCTGGCGTTGTTATATATTGTAGCCTCGATATACTATATATCTAATGATTATATAAGGAGGCTAGGTTCTGCTACAAGCGATAATATTCCAAATCTAAGTAATCTACCTAGAAATATAAGTGGCCAGGATCTATACCTCGTATATAGGGTAAAGGGGTATGTAAACATGAATGGCAGTATTATCAACGTAAATAATACACAGATGAGCCTCAACGCAAGATATATAGAGGCTCCTATACCAATCAACGCCACGGGTAACCAAACAGCTGTTAATTCCACAGCTGAGGAGAAATACTACTCAGTAACAGCTAACTCAGATCCTCTGATAATATGGGCTCTGAGGAACCTCATAATGCTCACATACAATATAACAGATACCAACTTCTCCATAGCCCAGGGCTGGAGGGCGAATAGCCCCAGCGATATCTTTGGAAACCTATCGCTCTTCAGAAAAACAGGTAGTGGGGAGCTGAGGGGAGGCTCCAACATATCTATTAAATATACCGAATATACATTTAATAGCGATAAGGGTATGGTTATAATATGGATCGACAGTGAGAGGGGTATCCCGCTACTATGTAGAATCAACACATCATGGGCAAATCTTGAGATAAGGCTTTCATACGCATCATAGATGAAACCGTTTCATTGAAATGTAATTTAGATTATTATTATATGGCTCCATATGGTTCATACTATATCGTAGATATAGTCGTGAATCTCTAGAGCTATCTCGGGGAGCTCTCCCCTTCTAATAGCCTCTATAATCTTCTCCCTCGATGGGTTGCCATTCTCATCCCTATATATAGGCTCTCCCTTTTCATCTACATAGTATATAGCACCTAGTATATCCCTAGCCGTTTTTGGATCTTTATCCGCTACTGAGAAGAGCACCCTAGCTGGATGCTGTATATATAGTGGGCAGAGTATATGTCTCCTCAGTATATCCATGATAAGGGGTGCTTTTGATCTATCGAATCTAGGGGCATATGCCTTGATCTTTCTGAGTATAGCGTTTCTATCATCTATACCAAGGATCTTTGAGATCCTCTCTGCAGCCTCTTCATAGCTAATCCTACTAATATAGTCTGGATACCTCCCATATGTATCGGATAGAACCTTCTTCACCTCTACAGCCCTTTTCAAAAGCTGCTCCACTTCCTTGGGATCGGCTCCCCTGATTATCTCGACAACCACATTAG
This region of Sulfolobales archaeon genomic DNA includes:
- a CDS encoding MBL fold metallo-hydrolase, producing the protein MAWHRIARDIYSIETGPSGCEQHIQTYIVVDPERRVAVIDPGPRSSAERLFNSIIELGFSPGDVEAILLTHVHLDHGGGAASLARMLGGRASIMVHPIGYKHVIDPSRLWQASRELLGDVGDIYGKPEEASGLDVRELQDLSEISIGSLKLKIIHTPGHASHHLSIYSEDLGVLFVGDAAGIYIVAEDLLYPTTPPPFRYQQYLSSLEKLISIKPEMVAFPHEGVRIGHDILERAKRQIIEWFELISRGAESLEDIVRVEPMLKRHIEARESEMCRKIENRLLELSLRGLREEVARLRQEARLLRG